GTTATGGGTCAGGCAGTACTTAAGGCCGCTGGCCCGGACCCGGTCGCGGAGCGCACAGGCCTGCTCGAGGCTGACGGTGGCGGGCTTCTCCGACAATACATGGAAGCCGGCCTTCAGCGCGCACTCAGCGATCGCAAAGTGCATGTGGTTAGGCGTAACAATCGCGACAAAGAGCATCCGCCGCTCGGGCGGCAGTGCAGCCTCACGCGCGATCATGGTCTGAAAATCCGGGTAGCAGCGCTCCGGCTCCAGCCCGAGGCTATGCCCGAAGGACTCGGAGCGGGCAGGGTCTGAGCAAAACGCGCCGCAGACCAGCTCTATCTGCCCATCCATCGCGGCGACACAGCGGTGAACTTGACCGATGAAGGCATCGGGACCACCGCCAACCATTCCCATGCGAATTTTGGTTTCCGGGGTAATCATAAGAGAGAAGGGGTTGAGAGTTTTTGAAGTAGGAGAAGTTGCCCGACGTAAGACTCAGGCACCTGTCGAAAGTCCGCCCGAGGGCATAGCCTCAGACTGTACGCAGGGCGTGCTCAGGTCAACCCTGCGCCCGGTGCGCTCGGCCTCATCAAAGGCGAGCATGGCCTCAAGGATGTGGCAGGCTTTTTCACCACTGGCCCGGTGCGGACGCCCCTCGCGAATGGCCAGCGCCATATCGGCCAGCCCCAGTCCGCGCCCGGCCGGATAGGCATGGGTGGCGGGAAGCTCGGTATAGTTTTCTTCACCGGCCCGGCGAAGATAAACCGTCCCGTCAAAGCGGTTCGGGTCGGAAGACTTGAGCGTCCCCAGCGTGCCGATGATTTCAGGCATCTTGTCAAATTCACCACGCCCGGGCATGTCAAAGCTCATCAGCGTGAGAGCATGGGCACCACTCCGGGTCTCCACGACACCGGAATAATGCGTGGGAACCTCGACGGGGACGCGCGTGCCATTCAGCGGCTCACTCGTGATCAAGCGCTCGCTCAAAGCCTGGCGGGAGCGACCCGTGACCGAGCGCAGCGGCCCGAGCAGCTCAACCAGCGCGGTCAGGTAGTACGGTCCCATGTCCAGCATAGGGCCGCCACCGACCTGATAATAAAAGGCGGGATTGGGATGCCAGGATTCGTGGCCACCCCCGCCCCACATCAAGCGCGCTGCTACCGGCTCCCCGATCAGCCCATCGGCGATCGCCTGCCGCGCGGTTTGCGTACCGGGGCCCAGGACGGTATCCGGAGCACAACCGACCCGCAGCCCCTTTTCCTCTGCGACCTGCAAGACACGCTTCCCATCATCTAGGTTGAGCGCGAAGGGCTTCTCGCAGTAGACGTGCTTGCCGTTTTCCAGCGCTTGCAGGTTTATCTCAGCGTGCGCAGCCGGATGCGTGAGGTTCAGGACCATGTCGATCTGTGGATCGGCCAGGAGCGCATCGACAGATAACACTCTCGGGATTTCGAAATCGGCGGCAAGCGCCTGTGCCATATCGGCGCGCAAATCAGCGCAGGCAACGATGCGAAAATCTTCACAGGTGGCCGCGAACGGCAGGTAGGCCTTGCGGGCGATGTCGCCACAGCCGATGAGGCCGACGCGCAGAGGTTCAGGGGTATGCTTAGTCATACAAGATCAATAGTTAGGAGTGATAATCCGGGGGGGGATATTTATGTCATGATTTTCCATGACAAGCAGGCGTTGAGCATTTAGCGGCAGGCCCAGACCAGGCCGCGCACTGTCATATCCCAGACGTGAGGATATTTTTTGAACTCGTCGGACTTATGGCCGAGAGCCGAGCAGAAGACCCGCCCCTGCCCCCAGGACTTCGTCCACACGACCGGCATATTCACGCACTGCCCCTCGCGCTCATAAACGGTGCTCGCGAGGACGCGAATGCCCGGGTCAACCTGCAGGTAATACTGCTCGGAGTCGTAGTCGAAAGAGGCAGCCAGTCCCGCCATGATCGGGTGCTCAGCATCCATGACATGCACGCGATAGGGCCCGACATAAGGGTGCCCGACAAAACGCCCGCCGACCATCCACTCGTAGTTGAGGCTGCCCCGAAAGGCATCGGCCATGCCCCCGTGAAAACCTGCCAATCCCGTACCTGTCCGCACGGCTTCGCAGAGATTTTTCTGACGCTCGGGGGTCAGCTCACCCATCGTCCAGACCGGGACAATGAGGTCAAATGCCTGAAGTGCCGTCAGATCATCCAGACAATCCAGCGAGCTCTGCGACTGGACCTCGTAACCGGCCTCGCGAAGTGCGATCGCGGTCAACTCGGACATAGGGCCGGGCTCGTGGCCGTCCCATCCGCCTTGGAAAATCAATGCTTTCTTAGTAGGGGTGTTATTCATAAATAGACTTTTTAGCTACTATATCAGCATTGCGGCCCCTTTAAAATAGGGCTTTTATTCAAACTCATGGATAATTTATCCATTCATTCCGGACAAACGCCTCGCCTGCTACGCGGCGCGGAGGAGATCCAGCACGCAGGCTATCTGCCCGCCAAGCAAGACGTTATCGACTGGAGCTTCGACAGCTTCAACTACTCGTTCATCCTCTCCGGGGGCGGGTTTTATTCCATCGATGGACGACGTGTGCAGATCAAAGCCCCCTGCGTACTCACCCAGTGGCCGGGCGTGCACTTCCACTATGGGCAGGATGAACAACAGGCCGGGTGGGAAGAGCTTTTCTTCATTTTCCCCAAGCGCAGTCAGGCGCAATTCCAGAGCAAGGGCATGTGGAGAAAAGACCGCCCCTGGTGGCCGATTGCGATGGCCGAGACGACCCGCCGCCTCGCGGACGCGGTCACTACGCTGATGAGGCATCCCCGCACCGTCGAAGTCATCGATCTACTGGACCGACTGGCGGAGGCGATGGTCGTCGCCAGTCTGGGCGCAAATCTCCATATCCGCGAAAAGCAGGACGAGCGCTCCAGCCGCATCGCCCAAGTGCGTGAAGAGCTCGCTGAAAACCCACGAAGACAACTCGACTGGGAGCGCTGCGCGCAAGACTGCGGGTGCAGTCTATCGACATTTCGGCGACTGTGGATCGAGCAGGTCGGCATCCCGCCACAGCGCTATGTCATGCAAATCCGGATACAGGAAGCGGCGCGCATGCTCCTGGAGACAGACCTGACCATCGCGGATATTTCAGCCGCTATCGGCGTGGACGATCCGCTGTATTTCTCGCGACTCTTCCGCCAGCAGACGGGAGAGTCCCCCACCCTTTACCGTGAGAACAAGCGTACCATCTTCGCCAAGCTCGGCGGGCACACCTACGACGCATAGACCGATCACCGTTTACTCGGATGAGCGCACAAGCTCTTGATCGAAGAAAACCTTTAGCGCGGCCTGCTCGGCCTCCAGCGTGAGCGGGGTCTCCCCAGCCACATCGCCATCGAGGATAAAGCTCTGCGCAGGCTCAGTCTCGATACGGATTTTCTTTCCCGAGAAGTGAAGCACGGTCTGGTCGCGACTTTCGCTCTCGGCATAGGTGCCCACAAAGAGTTTGCTCATCGTCTCGACGGCGTGTGCGCGGGATTTGAAGTCGGTCACGATCGTGACGTCGAGCTTACCATCTGCCAGATCGGGCGTCCCCCGCCCCTGAGCAAAAACCGATGAGGGGGGAGCGGCGTTGGCCACGGTCACGCAGCTGGCCTCCAGTTTTTCCTCCTGTCCATCAACCTCCAAGCGAAGCTGAAAGGGCTTCTGCTCGTCAATCTGCTGCCAGGCTCCGACCAGATAGGCGAGCACGCCCCACTGGTCTTTGGCCTCGCGCTCGGCCTTTTCGATCATACCGGCCTCGATCCCGATGCCAGCCAGCAGCACCATCACGCGCCCGTCACAGCGAGCGATGTCAATCGCCCGCGTGCTGCCCGCCAGGATATGACGGCAACAGGTCCCGACCGGGTCCGCCTGCACAGAGAGTCCGTAGAGGCAGGTGGCCAGAGCGTTGGCGGTACCGCGCGGGATGATCCCCATCGGCACATCGGTGCCAGCGAGAACTCCCGCCACCGCCGCCACCGTGCCATCACCACCGGCAGCCAGCACCTGGTCGGCCTTTTCCTCGAGCGCGCGTCGGGTCAGCTCTTCTGCACCGATGTCGGGCGTCGTTTCGAGTATCCGAAGTTTGTAAAAAGGTCCCAGCAGCTCGATCAACAGCGAGCGGTCCTTCTGCGGATCCCGCTTACCGGAGACAGGGTTTAATACGACAAACATGCGCGGCTTCTGGCGGCGCGCCTCCGATCGCTGAAAGCGTGCCAGCAGGCGCAGCTGGAGGGCATTGGGATTAGCAACCGAGCGTATGCCCTGAATCTCCTTTAGAATATCGTGGAGGTCGGCATCCGGATCGGAGTACAGCAGATACGCCATCAGCGCCGTCACCGAGCGCCCCTGACCCAGCGCACAGTGGATGAGCACCTGCCGGTTGTGCGCACGCTGCCGGGCGATCCACTTGACCGCAGCGGCAAGCTGGCCGATGCGCGGGCGATGACGATCAAAGACCGGGATATTCAGATAGGCGATATCGTCGCTGAGAAGGTCAGAGCAAGGAGTGTCAAACTCCGCGGTGACATCGAGGATGGCGGTGATGTCGTTTTCCTCCAGGAGCGTGCGCTCCGTCAGCGTCAGCCGACGCCCCAGCCACAGACCGGGGCGAATCTCGTGCAGCGGCTCTGCCTGGTCGAATTTCTTGGCGATCCGGTGATAGACGACCACCCCTACCAATACCGGCAAGAGGAGGAGCTTCATCGCCCAAGGCAGCCGACCATGGCGCGACTTGGCCATGATCTCCCCCCAGGCAGTCACATAGCCGATGCCGAAGTACAGGCCGGAAAGCCCGATCCACGTCAGCAGAGCTTTCCAGGGCCAGGCCGCATCCGTCAACCAGATCGAGAATGCTGCCAGTGCCAGCACGAAGTAGAGATAACCACGGTTCATGTTCTTCGC
This genomic interval from Ruficoccus sp. ZRK36 contains the following:
- a CDS encoding Gfo/Idh/MocA family oxidoreductase, whose amino-acid sequence is MTKHTPEPLRVGLIGCGDIARKAYLPFAATCEDFRIVACADLRADMAQALAADFEIPRVLSVDALLADPQIDMVLNLTHPAAHAEINLQALENGKHVYCEKPFALNLDDGKRVLQVAEEKGLRVGCAPDTVLGPGTQTARQAIADGLIGEPVAARLMWGGGGHESWHPNPAFYYQVGGGPMLDMGPYYLTALVELLGPLRSVTGRSRQALSERLITSEPLNGTRVPVEVPTHYSGVVETRSGAHALTLMSFDMPGRGEFDKMPEIIGTLGTLKSSDPNRFDGTVYLRRAGEENYTELPATHAYPAGRGLGLADMALAIREGRPHRASGEKACHILEAMLAFDEAERTGRRVDLSTPCVQSEAMPSGGLSTGA
- a CDS encoding ThuA domain-containing protein, with product MNNTPTKKALIFQGGWDGHEPGPMSELTAIALREAGYEVQSQSSLDCLDDLTALQAFDLIVPVWTMGELTPERQKNLCEAVRTGTGLAGFHGGMADAFRGSLNYEWMVGGRFVGHPYVGPYRVHVMDAEHPIMAGLAASFDYDSEQYYLQVDPGIRVLASTVYEREGQCVNMPVVWTKSWGQGRVFCSALGHKSDEFKKYPHVWDMTVRGLVWACR
- a CDS encoding AraC family transcriptional regulator; translation: MDNLSIHSGQTPRLLRGAEEIQHAGYLPAKQDVIDWSFDSFNYSFILSGGGFYSIDGRRVQIKAPCVLTQWPGVHFHYGQDEQQAGWEELFFIFPKRSQAQFQSKGMWRKDRPWWPIAMAETTRRLADAVTTLMRHPRTVEVIDLLDRLAEAMVVASLGANLHIREKQDERSSRIAQVREELAENPRRQLDWERCAQDCGCSLSTFRRLWIEQVGIPPQRYVMQIRIQEAARMLLETDLTIADISAAIGVDDPLYFSRLFRQQTGESPTLYRENKRTIFAKLGGHTYDA
- a CDS encoding diacylglycerol kinase family protein; translated protein: MNRGYLYFVLALAAFSIWLTDAAWPWKALLTWIGLSGLYFGIGYVTAWGEIMAKSRHGRLPWAMKLLLLPVLVGVVVYHRIAKKFDQAEPLHEIRPGLWLGRRLTLTERTLLEENDITAILDVTAEFDTPCSDLLSDDIAYLNIPVFDRHRPRIGQLAAAVKWIARQRAHNRQVLIHCALGQGRSVTALMAYLLYSDPDADLHDILKEIQGIRSVANPNALQLRLLARFQRSEARRQKPRMFVVLNPVSGKRDPQKDRSLLIELLGPFYKLRILETTPDIGAEELTRRALEEKADQVLAAGGDGTVAAVAGVLAGTDVPMGIIPRGTANALATCLYGLSVQADPVGTCCRHILAGSTRAIDIARCDGRVMVLLAGIGIEAGMIEKAEREAKDQWGVLAYLVGAWQQIDEQKPFQLRLEVDGQEEKLEASCVTVANAAPPSSVFAQGRGTPDLADGKLDVTIVTDFKSRAHAVETMSKLFVGTYAESESRDQTVLHFSGKKIRIETEPAQSFILDGDVAGETPLTLEAEQAALKVFFDQELVRSSE